The genomic region TTCATCTAATCGACtaagtaataatatataataataatggtaATAAGTAATTTATGGTGTTGtgatttgaattttttcctaaaattcataaattcCCCagtgtaaattaataaaaaattttaatatataggTTTGgtattataaaatgtgtaaattgattaattttagcTTAAATTGACCCCCACACCTAGTTACACATTAGAAAACGACATCACATCAAGTGTTTACCATCAAGACAATATTATTCTCACttgatttatttacacatccgaatattttcaatatttcccacttaatttttataatttcaatgtaaatttatttttcaactCAAATACTATtgataaatgtgtaatatggataaatattagaaaatgGAACTGGGAGGTGGCTTtgtttcaaatttaaaagcCAAAAATTTCCTAGGCTTTTTAAACCTTAGAAATGTAATATCTATCCactattactattatattataactATATTATTGGCATTGAAGTATATTTTTAGGGCGTATTGGTAGTATCGTTtacacaaatattatttggTGCTGGTCTTTATTGTACTCTTCATTACCTTCATCCAAGTCTTATGGGTGTAGCTTGGTTTCTACTACTCCTACATTTCATTACCGGAGCAATCGGGTAAGTCACTTATAAATCccttttaataattatatactttaataTCCAATCATATCAATTATCATCTATATTTAGTAATTCTAGTTAGTGTGTAATGAATGATTGTTTAGATTGGTTTCAACTTTTACACGGAATTTGTTTTTGTATGTGttatatttgatattgTTCGCTTTCTCATTGGTAGTGGTGTCCATGGTCGCTCTCGATATGGCTGAAATCGTTCACTTCTTCCCAAAAGCTCCTGAATTACATGTAATCtcttatataatttaaaatcaattatcGACTTTGTTTATTAGTGTAGTTATAGTTATAAACTATCATAGTTAATATGATTGTTTTAGGATTTTTCGTTATTGGGTTTTACGGCACCGTTTGTGACTCGTTTTAAGACACCGAATGCTTCAGTTTTGTTCCCGTTTAACTTTTTTAAACTTCCCAATGATACTACTGGAGTTTTGCCTCAGTTGCCACACTACGATGAAATGGTAGTCACAAAGTTTACAATGAGTCATGTTGACAAGCACAATCACAAACACTGCAATAAACGTGATAGTGCAAGATTTGATGATGATGTGAGTAGTGTTTTGGATAACTTGGATAATCCAGATGATCTAAAGGATTTAAGAAATGCACTCAAACAAAGACTTGGAGATAACAACACTAACAAAAATGGTAGTGGTGGTgttgataattataatgCGTATGATAATCCTGATGGAAAAGTTGGTGGTTCTAAAGATTTGAATTCTACGAAGCCGTCGACAAATGGTGTTAGTTCAGCTGGTGAGAAGTCAAAGGAATCTGATAGTTTTTATGACCATTTACCTTTTATGCCTCATCCTGGTGAGACTGAAGGTGAGTCTGAAGAGGTTTCTAAGGACGAATTCCCACCTGAAACAAATGATTTAACACCTGAAGGAAAGTCAGAAGTTGTTGtactatataaattacaGAAACGATGTAACCAATTACTACTCAGCTATTTACTTACTACTATATACCCAATATATAGTTAGggttataataattttgtagcATTTAAGTTTGCAGCATCTGCGGTGATATCGTTATTggttttattttatttgtattcGTTTTGGATTGCTCTATCGTTTGGGTTAAGCAAGTGCTCAGTCATGGATGAACTCTCCGCAACCCCGGACCAATTCAGCCCATTAATCGATTAATCGCATTTCAAACTCGTTTATATCTTTCTAAtctatactattatatatacaatagtatataatatgtaaCTTTGGGTATAGTCTTATGTAGTACTGACATCCTTTCTGGTGAGTGGAAATCCTACAGcaagtaatatttcatgacacataaaatattatagagTGCTGTAGACATCTTGGGTTTAGTTGACCAAGTATTCTGATTACCAAACATACAACAGTTAGCATTTTTGTGCTGTTCGTGCATGTCATTGGGGTCTGGATCTCCTGTATAGGTAGTAGTACCACTACTAGTGATGTTGTAGGTACCCAGACTATATGGCGTATGTTTACCACCTGTATCAGTAGTTCGTTTGAGTTTACAGTCACTACAGGTACTGCCACTGAGAGTGATATCCTGAGTGATGTTGAGACTCACATTGTAGGTTCCAGAAGTGAAATTACTATCTTCTTTAGAGAGGGTAAGGGTGAGACTATCACGAGTTAGATTATGAGTTCCGCCGCCAGTGATATCTCCACCGGAAGTTAGGACTAGTGTATTAGTATCACTACCTAAAGTTAGACTTTGT from Theileria annulata chromosome 1, complete sequence, *** SEQUENCING IN PROGRESS *** harbors:
- a CDS encoding uncharacterized protein (SMART 3 transmembrane domains at aa 20-42, 52-71 and 78-100;~3 probable transmembrane helices predicted for TA21370 by TMHMM2.0 at aa 20-42, 52-71 and 78-100;~Signal anchor predicted for TA21370 by SignalP 2.0 HMM (Signal peptide probability 0.010, signal anchor probability 0.843) with cleavage site probability 0.003 between residues 42 and 43), which translates into the protein MELGGGFVSNLKAKNFLGFLNLRNGVLVVSFTQILFGAGLYCTLHYLHPSLMGVAWFLLLLHFITGAIGLVSTFTRNLFLYVLYLILFAFSLVVVSMVALDMAEIVHFFPKAPELHDFSLLGFTAPFVTRFKTPNASVLFPFNFFKLPNDTTGVLPQLPHYDEMVVTKFTMSHVDKHNHKHCNKRDSARFDDDVSSVLDNLDNPDDLKDLRNALKQRLGDNNTNKNGSGGVDNYNAYDNPDGKVGGSKDLNSTKPSTNGVSSAGEKSKESDSFYDHLPFMPHPGETEGESEEVSKDEFPPETNDLTPEGKSEVVVLYKLQKRCNQLLLSYLLTTIYPIYS